In one window of Anabaena sphaerica FACHB-251 DNA:
- a CDS encoding ureidoglycolate lyase codes for MSASQTLKQLKAEWITPENFQRYGQVIFASQDGKSFDQEDAHLNLQNGIPRFYIMRLHNKGTKFHKITRHIQCTQCLGSLEGKDWFMAVCPPNNEINEPVLEEISAFRIPGNSFIKLEVGTWHAGPYFDHDFVDFYNLELSDTNVVDHFTHDFIKSHQLEFEMV; via the coding sequence ATGAGTGCATCCCAAACATTAAAACAATTAAAAGCAGAATGGATCACACCTGAAAATTTTCAACGTTATGGACAGGTGATATTTGCTAGTCAAGACGGTAAATCTTTTGATCAGGAAGATGCACATTTAAATTTACAAAATGGCATTCCCCGTTTTTATATTATGCGATTGCACAACAAAGGAACCAAGTTTCATAAAATTACTCGTCATATCCAATGTACTCAATGTTTGGGTTCTTTGGAAGGTAAGGATTGGTTCATGGCAGTTTGTCCACCTAACAATGAGATTAATGAACCTGTATTAGAAGAAATTTCTGCTTTTCGCATTCCGGGGAATAGTTTTATTAAGTTAGAAGTAGGAACTTGGCACGCAGGACCATATTTTGATCATGACTTTGTTGATTTTTATAATCTAGAGTTAAGTGATACAAACGTGGTAGATCATTTCACTCATGATTTTATCAAAAGTCATCAGTTAGAGTTTGAAATGGTATAG
- a CDS encoding ABC transporter ATP-binding protein, whose protein sequence is MSVYPFKKKSQTKSRQNDNDWRLFLRLVPYARRSGRLLALSMCLLVPISVANSVQPLLIGQAISLIRQEPSTYEFLKNRSLWEGLSILQGLFLATIIVRLSLTGLQGYLVQKLGQKITAAIREDLFHHVTSLAVRFFDRTPVGKLITRLINDVESLGDVFATGAIGIVSDLFSMLVIIGLMFSIQWQLACLLLLILFPITLLIIYFQQQYRLANYKSREELSKINSQLQENIVGINIVQLFRREKFNAELFRATNNKYIKEVDATIWYDSAVSGTLEWISLIAIAGVLWVGGVLLLDQNLTFGILASFILYAQQLFDPLRNFAEKFTVIQAGFTAIERVNDILDEPIEIKDQSNPRFSILDTQFGYIDEIIRDLEAQNFTTSPEMGEIRFEHVWFAYKDDDYVIKDLDFIIHPGEKIALVGPTGAGKSSIIRLLCRLYEPTQGRILIDGVDIREIPQAELRRYMAVILQEAFLFAGDVKSNITLGDSYTFEEIEQAAEKTNVADFIEQLPQGYDTQLRERGTNISSGQKQLLAFARAAIRNPQILVLDEATASLDVGTEALIQQALNQLLTKRTAIIIAHRLSTIRDVDRIFVLKRGELIEQGSHEQLIETGGLYSTLHNLQMLGT, encoded by the coding sequence ATGAGCGTCTACCCCTTTAAGAAAAAATCTCAGACAAAATCCCGCCAAAATGACAATGACTGGCGGTTATTTTTGCGTTTAGTGCCTTATGCCCGTCGCAGTGGGCGGTTACTGGCGCTTTCAATGTGCTTACTTGTACCTATTTCTGTTGCTAACTCAGTTCAACCTTTATTAATTGGACAGGCCATATCTCTGATTCGTCAAGAACCAAGCACCTACGAATTTCTCAAAAATCGCTCTTTATGGGAAGGTTTAAGCATCCTCCAAGGATTATTCCTGGCGACAATTATTGTCAGATTATCACTTACAGGTTTGCAGGGTTATCTAGTACAAAAACTTGGGCAAAAAATCACAGCGGCCATTCGTGAAGATTTATTCCATCATGTCACATCTTTAGCAGTGCGTTTTTTTGATCGCACACCTGTAGGTAAACTGATTACCAGACTGATCAACGATGTCGAAAGCTTAGGAGATGTTTTTGCTACTGGGGCTATTGGCATTGTCTCTGATTTGTTTTCCATGTTGGTGATTATTGGTTTAATGTTTTCCATCCAATGGCAACTGGCTTGTTTGCTACTATTAATTCTGTTTCCCATCACCTTGTTAATTATTTACTTTCAACAACAGTATCGCCTTGCTAATTACAAATCAAGAGAAGAATTATCAAAAATAAACTCCCAACTACAAGAAAACATTGTTGGCATTAATATAGTGCAGTTGTTCCGCAGGGAAAAATTCAATGCAGAATTATTTCGCGCTACAAATAACAAATATATCAAAGAAGTTGATGCTACAATTTGGTATGATTCGGCTGTTTCAGGAACCTTAGAATGGATTAGTTTGATTGCCATTGCTGGGGTGTTATGGGTAGGTGGTGTGTTGCTATTAGACCAAAATCTTACCTTTGGGATTTTAGCGTCATTTATTTTATACGCCCAGCAATTATTCGATCCTCTGCGGAATTTTGCGGAAAAATTCACTGTTATTCAAGCTGGTTTCACTGCCATTGAAAGGGTAAATGATATTTTAGATGAACCGATAGAAATAAAAGACCAAAGCAACCCCCGGTTCTCAATTTTAGATACTCAATTCGGCTATATAGATGAGATAATTAGGGATTTAGAAGCACAGAATTTTACTACCTCACCTGAAATGGGAGAAATCCGTTTTGAACACGTTTGGTTTGCCTACAAAGACGATGATTATGTAATTAAAGACTTAGATTTTATCATTCATCCAGGAGAAAAAATAGCATTAGTTGGACCTACAGGTGCGGGTAAAAGTTCGATCATCCGGCTTTTATGTCGGCTTTATGAACCCACACAAGGACGTATTCTCATTGATGGTGTAGATATTCGGGAAATACCACAAGCAGAATTGCGGCGTTATATGGCGGTAATTTTGCAAGAAGCTTTTTTGTTTGCTGGTGATGTTAAAAGTAATATTACTTTAGGTGATAGTTACACCTTTGAAGAGATTGAACAAGCAGCAGAAAAAACTAATGTAGCTGATTTTATTGAGCAATTACCCCAAGGTTATGATACGCAATTACGAGAAAGAGGAACAAATATTTCTAGTGGACAAAAGCAACTTTTAGCCTTTGCACGGGCTGCTATTCGTAACCCACAAATTTTGGTATTAGATGAGGCTACAGCTAGTTTAGATGTGGGGACAGAAGCGTTAATTCAACAGGCATTAAATCAGTTGTTAACAAAACGAACTGCAATAATAATTGCTCACCGCTTGTCAACAATTCGCGATGTAGACCGGATTTTTGTCTTGAAGCGTGGGGAATTAATTGAGCAGGGAAGTCATGAACAATTGATAGAAACAGGGGGACTTTATTCAACTTTGCATAATTTACAAATGTTGGGAACTTAG